A section of the Streptomyces sp. V3I8 genome encodes:
- a CDS encoding secondary thiamine-phosphate synthase enzyme YjbQ → MSDAFTTRVLNVTSGSREAVVDLTRDCEAFLREAAGGRDGLLNVFVPHATAGVAVLETGAGSDEDLLAALHTLLPADDRWQHRHGSPGHGRDHVLPAIVPPHATLPVIDGRLELGTWQSVCLVDTNRDNPDRKVRLSFLG, encoded by the coding sequence ATGTCCGATGCCTTCACCACCCGCGTCCTGAACGTCACCTCCGGATCCAGGGAGGCGGTCGTCGATCTCACCCGTGACTGCGAGGCGTTCCTGCGGGAAGCGGCGGGCGGCCGTGACGGCCTGCTCAACGTCTTCGTGCCGCACGCGACAGCGGGCGTGGCCGTCCTCGAGACGGGTGCGGGCAGCGACGAGGACCTGCTCGCGGCCCTCCACACGCTGCTTCCCGCGGACGACCGCTGGCAGCACCGCCACGGCAGCCCGGGCCACGGCCGCGACCACGTCCTGCCGGCGATCGTCCCCCCGCACGCCACGCTGCCGGTGATCGACGGCCGGCTGGAACTGGGCACGTGGCAGTCGGTGTGCCTGGTCGACACCAACCGCGACAACCCGGACAGGAAGGTCCGGTTGTCGTTCCTCGGCTGA
- a CDS encoding putative leader peptide — protein sequence MLRSVLLTTRGHIDLLRVASAACRTGR from the coding sequence ATGCTGCGTTCAGTCCTGCTCACCACGCGCGGTCACATCGACCTGCTGCGGGTGGCCTCCGCCGCGTGTCGCACCGGCCGCTGA
- a CDS encoding ATP-binding cassette domain-containing protein: MATDIQEPAAPASAVRVEGLTRTFGDRAVLKGLGLDVRPGEFVAVLGRSGCGGSTLVRVLAGLDRDVEGTVLVPRRKAAVFQEPRPTSWKRVVRRHALLGLPGGTARTQRAALARALLREPDLLLLDEPFGALDPPNRRRAQRLLGELWRRRGCAVLLVTHDAEEAVLLADRVLVLDRGVIAHETGVELDRPRDSADPRFTALRAKLAGLLARPGDAGPSS; this comes from the coding sequence ATGGCGACCGACATCCAGGAACCGGCCGCACCCGCCTCCGCGGTACGCGTCGAGGGCCTGACGCGGACCTTCGGCGACCGCGCCGTCCTCAAGGGCCTCGGGCTCGACGTGCGGCCCGGCGAGTTCGTGGCCGTCCTGGGCCGCAGCGGCTGCGGCGGGTCCACCCTCGTGCGCGTACTCGCCGGTCTCGACCGCGACGTCGAGGGCACCGTGCTCGTCCCGCGCCGCAAGGCCGCCGTGTTCCAGGAGCCCCGCCCCACGTCCTGGAAGCGGGTGGTGCGGCGCCACGCGCTGCTCGGGCTGCCCGGCGGGACCGCTCGGACCCAGCGCGCCGCGCTGGCCCGCGCGTTGCTGCGCGAGCCCGACCTCCTGCTGCTCGACGAGCCGTTCGGCGCCCTGGACCCGCCGAATCGACGCCGGGCGCAACGGCTCCTCGGCGAGCTGTGGCGGCGCCGGGGGTGCGCCGTCCTGCTGGTCACACACGACGCGGAGGAGGCCGTACTGCTCGCCGACCGCGTCCTCGTACTGGACCGGGGCGTCATCGCGCACGAGACCGGGGTGGAGCTGGACCGCCCGCGGGACAGCGCCGACCCGCGCTTCACCGCACTGCGGGCCAAACTGGCCGGGCTGCTGGCACGCCCGGGCGACGCCGGCCCGTCCTCGTGA
- a CDS encoding mannose-binding protein, whose translation MPTPSPAPSSAPDEQAPSASAAKAPEAAAPETAAPEAESGTAPKTGETPAAPDTAAPAAAKPAEESEEATAMAAAVTIAPPNVKSDTGVDTGRPRKPILAGAAIAGAVLVAIPLLLAGSANDERPGSDKGLAADSDTVLNASSAPAMLDDYVAKKPSSSPGKAKPKKSAAPKVAVAQPASPSPSASAPAPAEKSKSPEKKKTEKPKADPKPVWGTKTVYATSVLQAGQSWSTNRIRMVMQSDGNLVVYNEKDKPVWASMTFGANHRAIFQQDGNLVVHNGDDRPIWASKSHGHDNAQLVLRADGKVVVLHNGNVIWST comes from the coding sequence GTGCCGACACCGTCACCCGCACCCTCATCCGCACCGGACGAGCAGGCCCCGAGCGCGAGCGCGGCCAAGGCTCCTGAAGCCGCGGCTCCCGAGACCGCGGCTCCCGAGGCGGAGTCCGGCACGGCCCCGAAGACCGGGGAGACCCCCGCCGCCCCCGACACCGCCGCCCCGGCCGCCGCCAAGCCGGCCGAGGAATCCGAGGAGGCCACCGCGATGGCGGCGGCCGTCACCATCGCGCCGCCGAACGTCAAGTCCGACACCGGCGTCGACACCGGGCGGCCCCGCAAGCCGATCCTGGCGGGTGCCGCGATCGCCGGCGCCGTCCTGGTCGCCATACCCCTGCTGCTGGCCGGCAGCGCGAACGACGAACGTCCCGGCTCCGACAAGGGTTTGGCCGCGGACTCCGACACCGTCCTCAACGCGAGCTCCGCCCCCGCCATGCTCGACGACTACGTGGCGAAGAAGCCCAGTTCGTCACCGGGCAAGGCCAAGCCGAAGAAGAGCGCGGCTCCGAAGGTCGCCGTGGCACAGCCCGCCTCGCCCTCACCTTCGGCGTCGGCACCGGCGCCGGCCGAGAAGAGCAAGTCGCCCGAGAAGAAGAAGACCGAGAAGCCCAAGGCGGACCCGAAGCCGGTCTGGGGCACCAAGACGGTCTACGCGACCAGCGTGCTGCAGGCCGGGCAGTCCTGGTCCACCAACCGCATCCGCATGGTCATGCAGAGCGACGGCAACCTCGTCGTCTACAACGAGAAGGACAAGCCCGTCTGGGCGTCCATGACCTTCGGCGCCAACCACCGGGCGATCTTCCAGCAGGACGGCAACCTCGTCGTCCACAACGGCGACGACCGCCCGATCTGGGCCTCCAAGAGCCACGGTCACGACAACGCCCAGCTGGTCCTGCGCGCGGACGGCAAGGTGGTCGTCCTGCACAACGGCAACGTCATCTGGTCGACCTGA